The following proteins are co-located in the Lepisosteus oculatus isolate fLepOcu1 chromosome 9, fLepOcu1.hap2, whole genome shotgun sequence genome:
- the lmo4b gene encoding LIM domain transcription factor LMO4: MVNPGSSAQPPPVGAGSLSWKKCAGCGGKIADRFLLYTMDSYWHSRCLKCSYCQAQLGEIGTSCYTKSGMILCRNDYIRLFGNSGACSACGQSIPASELVMRAQGNVYHLKCFTCSTCRNRLVPGDRFHYINGNLFCEHDRPTALMNGHLNSLQTNPLLPDQKVC; this comes from the exons ATGGTGAACCCCGGTAGCAGTGCCCAGCCGCCCCCCGTGGGAGCGGGGTCTCTCTCCTGGAAGAAGTGCGCGGGGTGTGGGGGCAAGATTGCAGACCGCTTCCTGCTGTATACCATGGACAGCTACTGGCACAGCAGGTGTCTCAAGTGCTCCTACTGCCAGGCGCAGCTGGGAGAGATCGGCACGTCCTGCTACACCAAAAGCGGCATGATACTCTGCAGAAACGACTACATCAG GTTATTTGGTAACAGCGGAGCATGCAGCGCGTGTGGGCAGTCCATCCCAGCCAGCGAGTTGGTCATGAGGGCACAAGGCAACGTCTACCACCTCAAG TGCTTCACGTGCTCCACCTGCCGGAATCGCCTGGTGCCTGGAGACCGCTTTCACTACATCAACGGCAACTTGTTCTGCGAACACGACAGACCCACGGCTCTCATGAACGGCCATTTGAACTCCCTGCAGACCAACCCGTTACTGCCAGACCAGAAG GTCTGCTAA